ATGCAGAAAAACTAATTTCCGTATTACCGGCCGCGCTCAATTCGGTATACTTCGTTAATTCGGGGGCCGAAGCTACAGAGGGTGCACTGAAGCTTGCTAAGCGGTTTACCGGCAGAAGTAAGATTGTTTCGTGCTATCAGGCGTATCATGGAAGTACGCACGGTGCACTGAGTGTTATGGGTAACGAATATTATAAGCAAGCTTACCGGCCACTTCTGCCAAATGTACATTTCATTCATTTTAATGAGTCGGCTGATCTTGATCTGATCGATCATGATACTGCATGTGTGATTGTTGAAAGCATACAGGGCGAAGCGGGTGTACGTGTGCCGGAAAACGCTTATATGCAGGCTTTAAGGAAGCGTTGCGACGAGACGGGCGCACTCCTGATCATGGATGAAATACAGACAGGATTCGGCCGGACGGGTAAACTTTTTGCATTTGAACATTTTGGAATCCATCCGGATATCCTCCTGCTGGCAAAAGGTATAGGAGGCGGAATGCCGATAGGGGCGTTCATAGCTTCGCGCGAGATAATGGACTGTTTAAAGGATAACCCAATACTTGGTCATATTACGACATTTGGAGGCCATCCGGTGAGCTGCGCTGCAGGACTCGCCACTCTTAACACTATTCTTGAAGAGAATATGGTGGCTGAAGTGGGCAAAAAGGAGGCTTTATTCCGAACGCTTCTGTCTAAACCGCCTATACGCGAAGTCAGGGGTATGGGACTTATGCTCTGTATCCAGATTGACACTTTTGCCCAGGTGGAAGCTGTAAGCAAAAAATGCCTTGAGGAAGGGATCATTGTAGACTGGTTCTTGCATTGTGATACCGCATTGCGCATTGCTCCTCCTCTTACTATAACAGAACCAGAAATCAGGGAAGCCTGCAGAATTATTACAGAAACAGTGGCGGCAATCGTGTAGAACGCATAGCCTCTTTCTTGAAAACACTTTCTTCTTTGGTCAAGACCTGCAACAGGTGTTGATAACGATCATGCTGAAAAAGATTTAAGCCTTATCGTGAATCTACAGGATATTCGGTAATGATATTTTTAGCTTCAAAAGAAAAAAACTCATGTCTTAATACCCAAACCATACCTCATAGGAGTTTTTTATTCTTAATAATTTGATAAAATGACCAAATAATTAATATTTTTATAAAAAAAGGCAAATATTTATGAGTGAATTGGATTTTTTACAACAATATATCCCCGAAACAAACACCTGGGATGAAATGTTCAATTCAAATAATACCCTAAGGAAACCTTACGAGAAAATAATTGAGTATTTATCCAGGGAATCTTTAGACGACCTGAACAAGAAAGAGGAACTCGCCCGTAAATTATTCCTCAGCCAGGGTATTACTTTTACGGTCTATAACAGCGGTGAAGGGATAGAGAAGATTTTCCCGTTTGATATTATTCCAAGGATTATCACTGCACAAGACTGGGCCTTAATAGAGAAAGGGATAAAGCAGCGACTCAGGGCGCTCAATATTTTTCTGAAAGACAT
The window above is part of the Arcticibacter tournemirensis genome. Proteins encoded here:
- a CDS encoding aspartate aminotransferase family protein, giving the protein MISLRQLFLLNNAQTSSTPRLLEIERAEGIYLFGPSGKAYMDLVSGFAVSNVGHCHPAVVKAVKDQAERYMHVAVYGEYVQSPQVLYAEKLISVLPAALNSVYFVNSGAEATEGALKLAKRFTGRSKIVSCYQAYHGSTHGALSVMGNEYYKQAYRPLLPNVHFIHFNESADLDLIDHDTACVIVESIQGEAGVRVPENAYMQALRKRCDETGALLIMDEIQTGFGRTGKLFAFEHFGIHPDILLLAKGIGGGMPIGAFIASREIMDCLKDNPILGHITTFGGHPVSCAAGLATLNTILEENMVAEVGKKEALFRTLLSKPPIREVRGMGLMLCIQIDTFAQVEAVSKKCLEEGIIVDWFLHCDTALRIAPPLTITEPEIREACRIITETVAAIV